Proteins from a genomic interval of Gordonia sp. SL306:
- a CDS encoding ArsR/SmtB family transcription factor has translation MVDVFRALDDETRRLILDELAASDGQTLFEICALLTTRHARGLTRQAISQHLAVLESAGLVVTERRGRSKFHYFTPEPLEQITHRWPTTERHDRCEST, from the coding sequence ATGGTCGACGTGTTCCGAGCCCTCGACGACGAGACCAGACGTCTCATCCTCGATGAACTCGCCGCGAGCGACGGCCAGACGCTGTTCGAGATCTGCGCGCTGCTGACGACGCGACACGCACGTGGGCTCACCCGGCAGGCGATCTCACAACATCTCGCGGTTCTGGAATCCGCGGGGCTGGTCGTCACCGAGCGACGCGGACGATCCAAGTTCCACTACTTCACCCCGGAGCCACTCGAGCAGATCACGCATCGGTGGCCCACCACAGAAAGGCATGATCGATGCGAATCAACCTGA
- a CDS encoding VOC family protein, protein MRINLTSVFVDDQRAALAFYTDVLGFTKHHDIPLGGDASWLTVVSPESPDGPELLLEPCGHPAVQPYRNALVEDGIPLVQFAVDDVEAEHARLTAAGVVFTQPPTDIGTAVIAVFDDTCGNLVQLVAEKRDGATP, encoded by the coding sequence ATGCGAATCAACCTGACCAGTGTGTTCGTCGACGACCAGCGAGCCGCTCTCGCCTTCTACACCGACGTGCTCGGCTTCACGAAGCACCACGACATCCCGCTGGGCGGCGACGCCTCGTGGCTCACCGTGGTCTCGCCCGAGTCCCCGGACGGGCCCGAGTTGCTGTTGGAACCCTGCGGCCACCCCGCCGTCCAGCCGTATCGGAATGCATTGGTGGAGGACGGAATCCCGCTCGTCCAGTTCGCCGTAGACGATGTCGAGGCCGAACATGCACGACTCACCGCCGCGGGAGTGGTGTTCACGCAGCCGCCGACGGACATCGGCACCGCCGTCATCGCCGTCTTCGACGACACCTGCGGGAACCTGGTTCAGCTGGTGGCGGAGAAGCGCGACGGGGCGACCCCTTAG
- a CDS encoding SDR family oxidoreductase: MTGKSVLITGGGSGIGEGIATVLVGLGAKVTIVGRTADRLTAVQERLDLDAPAGAGAHAHAADVTDEDQVVAAVAAATRFGGGLDGVVACAGGSETIGPLTQMDSEAWKRTVDLNVNGTMFTLKHSARELVRAGGGSFVAISSIAASNTHRWFGAYGVTKSAVDHMVALAADELGPSRVRVNGIRPGLIRTDLVTAVLDDPQLTEDYRVSTPIPRIGEVQDIGHLAAFLLGEGSTWITGQVINVDGGQMLRRGPDFSSMLEPLFGADGLRGVVATEESPAAAQA, from the coding sequence ATGACAGGGAAATCTGTACTCATAACCGGTGGCGGCAGCGGAATCGGCGAGGGCATCGCCACCGTTCTGGTCGGCCTCGGCGCCAAGGTGACGATCGTCGGCCGGACCGCCGACCGACTGACCGCGGTGCAGGAACGGCTCGACCTGGATGCACCGGCGGGCGCAGGCGCGCACGCGCACGCCGCCGACGTCACCGATGAGGATCAGGTCGTCGCCGCGGTGGCCGCGGCGACCCGGTTCGGCGGCGGCCTCGACGGTGTGGTGGCGTGCGCAGGCGGCAGCGAGACGATCGGCCCGCTGACGCAGATGGACAGCGAGGCCTGGAAACGTACCGTCGATCTCAACGTCAACGGGACCATGTTCACTCTCAAGCACTCGGCCCGCGAGTTGGTGCGGGCCGGTGGGGGATCGTTTGTCGCGATCTCCTCGATCGCGGCCAGCAATACGCACCGCTGGTTCGGTGCCTACGGCGTGACCAAATCGGCGGTCGATCACATGGTCGCACTCGCGGCAGACGAACTAGGGCCGAGTCGGGTGCGGGTCAACGGCATCCGGCCGGGCCTGATCCGGACGGATCTGGTGACCGCTGTGCTGGATGATCCGCAGCTGACCGAGGACTATCGGGTGTCCACTCCGATACCCCGGATCGGCGAGGTCCAGGACATCGGCCACCTTGCGGCCTTCCTGCTGGGCGAGGGCTCCACGTGGATCACCGGCCAGGTCATCAACGTCGACGGTGGCCAGATGCTTCGTCGCGGACCGGATTTCAGCTCCATGCTCGAGCCGCTGTTCGGGGCCGACGGACTCCGGGGCGTCGTCGCGACCGAGGAGAGCCCGGCAGCAGCGCAAGCGTGA
- a CDS encoding PDR/VanB family oxidoreductase has translation MVQEAHPAHVLRVRTKEVVADGVVVLTLEHPDGRRLPDWTPGAHVDVALPGGLTRQYSLCGDRWDAHTYRVAVRRDVDGSGGSVYIHDTLQVGDHVQVGGPRNNFAMAPASSYLFVAGGIGITPIVPMIVQAEMVGAAWHLLYLGRSRCTMPFLDALAAHAERVTVSARDESARFDVTGRLGTLEPGTQVYACGPRSLLEDLTASTSHWPPGRLRVERFSATPVAPARTAPFEVHLARSRRTVTVRPERSVLDTLSDVGITVLSSCREGLCGTCETAVIAGEPDHRDSLLDDDERAVGDCMFVCVSRSRSDRLVLDL, from the coding sequence ATGGTTCAGGAGGCACACCCGGCACACGTCTTGCGGGTCCGCACAAAAGAGGTCGTGGCAGATGGCGTCGTCGTCCTCACGCTCGAGCATCCCGACGGACGACGACTTCCGGACTGGACGCCGGGTGCCCATGTCGACGTGGCGTTGCCCGGCGGCCTCACCCGCCAATACTCGCTCTGCGGCGACCGTTGGGACGCGCACACGTATCGAGTCGCGGTCCGACGCGACGTCGACGGCTCGGGCGGATCGGTGTACATCCACGACACGCTGCAGGTGGGCGACCACGTCCAGGTCGGCGGACCCCGCAACAACTTCGCGATGGCACCCGCATCGAGCTATCTGTTCGTCGCGGGCGGGATCGGTATCACACCGATCGTCCCGATGATCGTGCAAGCCGAGATGGTCGGTGCGGCATGGCATCTGCTCTATCTGGGGCGCAGCCGCTGCACGATGCCATTCCTCGACGCCCTCGCCGCGCACGCGGAGCGGGTCACCGTGTCCGCGCGTGACGAGAGCGCAAGGTTCGACGTGACCGGCCGGCTGGGCACCCTGGAACCCGGCACGCAGGTCTACGCATGCGGACCACGGAGCCTGCTGGAGGACCTGACGGCCTCGACATCTCACTGGCCGCCCGGACGGCTGCGCGTCGAACGCTTCTCCGCGACGCCGGTGGCACCTGCACGTACGGCGCCGTTCGAAGTACATCTCGCGCGTTCCCGACGCACGGTGACGGTCCGCCCGGAGCGCAGCGTCCTCGACACTCTCTCCGATGTCGGGATCACCGTTCTCTCGTCGTGCCGGGAGGGGCTTTGTGGCACATGCGAAACCGCTGTGATCGCCGGCGAACCCGATCATCGCGATTCCCTCCTCGACGACGACGAGCGTGCGGTCGGCGACTGCATGTTCGTCTGCGTGTCCCGCTCGCGTTCCGATCGCCTGGTCCTCGACCTGTGA
- a CDS encoding IclR family transcriptional regulator, whose protein sequence is MSRVATGESVIARAVRIVEAFGLDEPSLTIGEIARRAELHVATASRMVEELVRAGWLERSGREVRIGIRLWELSTRASPVMGLRAAALPFMEDLHQVIGNDTQLAVLEGTEVLFLERLWSPGPVVNYSRIAGRLPVHASSSGLVLLAHAAHDVQQSVMDSPMKVYTDQTIQTGAELRAMLAHIRREGYALCAGHIYPDTTGIAAPVRDGRGTVVAALGIIAPNDAASYSKIPAVQAAARGISRVMTHVRGPHQ, encoded by the coding sequence ATGTCGCGTGTGGCCACCGGAGAATCCGTCATCGCCCGTGCCGTACGCATCGTGGAGGCCTTCGGTCTCGACGAACCCTCACTCACGATCGGCGAGATCGCACGACGGGCAGAGTTGCACGTGGCAACGGCGTCACGCATGGTCGAGGAACTGGTACGGGCGGGCTGGCTCGAGCGTTCCGGCCGGGAGGTCCGTATCGGGATACGGTTGTGGGAGTTGTCGACTCGCGCATCGCCCGTGATGGGACTACGCGCCGCCGCACTCCCGTTCATGGAGGACCTGCACCAGGTCATCGGGAACGACACACAGTTGGCGGTTCTCGAAGGAACCGAGGTGTTGTTCCTCGAACGCCTGTGGTCACCGGGGCCGGTCGTCAACTACTCCCGGATCGCCGGCCGGTTGCCGGTACACGCGTCATCGTCGGGCCTCGTCTTGCTCGCACACGCCGCACATGATGTCCAGCAGTCGGTGATGGATTCCCCGATGAAGGTGTACACCGACCAGACGATCCAGACGGGTGCCGAGCTGCGCGCGATGCTCGCCCACATCCGCCGCGAGGGTTATGCGCTCTGTGCGGGGCATATCTATCCGGACACCACCGGCATCGCCGCGCCGGTGCGTGACGGTCGGGGAACGGTGGTCGCGGCCCTGGGGATCATCGCACCCAACGACGCCGCTTCCTACAGCAAGATTCCGGCAGTCCAGGCCGCAGCGCGCGGGATATCGAGGGTGATGACCCATGTTCGCGGACCGCATCAGTGA
- a CDS encoding cytochrome P450, whose amino-acid sequence MTTTSSPRTAIPVSDLDPFALDVLADPLPGQQELREIGPVVLLERYGIYGMARYEQVHAALTDWQSFQSSAGVGLSNFRHEKPWRPPSVLLEADPPHHDAPRSVLSKILGPRALRRLRDEWMADADDLVASVLSRSTEFDAAIELAQAFPLRVFPDAVGISTTGRENLLPYGNHAFNAFGPSNSLVADGAPHVAGLSAWVGTQCTREALTDNGFGAQIWAASDRGDITAEQAPLVVRSLLTAGVDTTVNGLAAVLYAFATNPVQWQRLRSDPASIRNAFDEAVRWESPVQTFFRTTTRAVDFAGVTIPDGSKILMFLGAANRDPRRWDHPDAFDLDRDPSGHVGYGMGLHQCVGQHVARLESEALLTALVRRVESIELAGPTRRHLNNTLRSWASLPIRVRQAR is encoded by the coding sequence ATGACAACCACGAGCTCGCCGCGCACCGCGATCCCTGTGTCGGACCTCGACCCGTTCGCGCTCGATGTGCTCGCCGACCCGCTGCCGGGTCAACAGGAGTTACGCGAGATCGGACCGGTTGTCCTCCTCGAGAGGTACGGCATCTACGGAATGGCCCGGTACGAGCAGGTGCATGCCGCCCTGACCGACTGGCAGTCCTTCCAGTCGTCGGCCGGGGTCGGACTGAGCAACTTCCGTCACGAGAAGCCGTGGCGCCCGCCCAGCGTGCTCCTCGAGGCAGATCCTCCGCATCACGATGCCCCGCGGTCGGTACTGAGCAAGATCCTCGGACCGCGCGCGTTGCGTCGGTTACGTGATGAATGGATGGCCGACGCCGACGACCTCGTCGCGTCGGTCTTGTCACGCTCGACCGAGTTCGACGCGGCAATCGAACTGGCCCAGGCCTTTCCGCTGCGCGTCTTCCCGGATGCGGTGGGCATCTCGACGACCGGCCGAGAGAATCTGCTCCCGTACGGCAATCACGCGTTCAACGCCTTCGGCCCGTCGAACAGCCTGGTCGCCGACGGCGCGCCCCACGTCGCCGGACTGTCCGCGTGGGTGGGTACGCAGTGCACGCGGGAGGCGCTGACCGACAACGGGTTCGGAGCGCAGATCTGGGCGGCGAGCGACCGCGGCGACATCACCGCCGAACAGGCCCCACTGGTGGTGCGGTCATTGCTGACCGCGGGCGTGGACACCACCGTCAACGGTCTCGCCGCAGTCCTCTATGCGTTCGCCACCAACCCGGTGCAATGGCAGCGACTTCGCTCCGATCCGGCGTCGATACGCAACGCTTTCGACGAGGCCGTGCGCTGGGAGTCCCCGGTGCAGACGTTCTTCCGCACCACCACGCGTGCCGTGGACTTCGCAGGCGTCACGATCCCGGACGGGTCGAAGATCCTGATGTTCCTCGGGGCCGCGAACCGTGATCCGCGACGTTGGGACCATCCCGATGCGTTCGATCTCGATCGTGATCCATCCGGTCACGTCGGATACGGAATGGGGCTCCACCAGTGCGTCGGCCAGCACGTTGCACGCCTGGAGTCCGAGGCCCTTCTCACGGCGCTGGTGCGCCGGGTCGAGAGCATCGAGCTCGCCGGGCCGACCCGTCGTCACCTCAACAACACGTTGAGGTCGTGGGCGTCGTTGCCGATCCGGGTCCGGCAGGCACGCTGA
- a CDS encoding alpha/beta hydrolase, protein MVMADRPEVQTASGPVTALTVMGLAESMLNGLARVPFRRPWHGPGGLLDNVGQSVTRQVVRSFMGYSMGLPIEEFRSMEKILDDICLAVIPPFVGVIDGVEITDDTIGGVPGIWCRAKASSDAFVDDSDDKETIGATILYLHGGGYIGTSPIMYSAFAASLVGITGYEVFIADYRMAPEFPFPAGVLDAADVYQGLLDRGVDPEHLVIAGDSGGGGLATSLVSYLHSHSKPRPAALALFSPEVDLDLDHPSITENAQFDILPWNVPVTPYLHGVQPNDERVSAVHAAPDPEWFPPTFACWGADEMFRDGIREFAEGLQAAGVRVHAMEERGMFHVFPILMPWAESSRRVFRALHELAGRYVTPDPDAEQTH, encoded by the coding sequence ATGGTGATGGCTGATCGTCCGGAAGTGCAGACGGCGTCAGGACCGGTGACCGCACTCACCGTGATGGGACTCGCCGAGAGCATGCTCAACGGGCTGGCGCGGGTGCCGTTCCGGCGACCCTGGCACGGCCCGGGCGGGCTGCTCGACAACGTGGGTCAGTCGGTCACGCGCCAGGTCGTGAGGTCGTTCATGGGCTACTCGATGGGGCTGCCCATCGAGGAGTTCCGGTCGATGGAGAAGATCCTCGACGACATCTGCCTGGCAGTGATCCCGCCGTTCGTCGGCGTCATCGACGGCGTGGAGATCACCGACGACACGATCGGTGGCGTGCCGGGGATCTGGTGTCGCGCGAAGGCCAGCTCGGACGCATTCGTCGACGACTCCGACGACAAGGAGACGATCGGCGCCACCATCCTCTACCTGCACGGCGGTGGCTACATCGGCACCTCGCCGATCATGTATTCCGCGTTCGCTGCGTCTCTCGTCGGGATCACGGGATACGAGGTCTTCATCGCCGACTATCGGATGGCGCCGGAATTCCCCTTCCCTGCGGGGGTGCTGGACGCCGCCGATGTCTACCAAGGCCTACTCGACCGCGGGGTCGACCCGGAGCACCTCGTCATCGCGGGCGACTCCGGAGGCGGTGGACTGGCGACGTCGTTGGTGTCCTACCTGCACAGTCACTCCAAGCCGAGGCCTGCGGCGCTGGCTCTCTTCTCACCGGAGGTCGATCTCGATCTGGACCATCCGTCGATCACCGAGAACGCTCAGTTCGACATCCTCCCGTGGAACGTCCCGGTCACGCCGTACCTCCATGGCGTCCAGCCGAACGACGAACGTGTCTCAGCGGTGCACGCGGCACCCGATCCCGAGTGGTTTCCCCCGACGTTCGCCTGCTGGGGCGCCGATGAGATGTTCCGGGACGGGATTCGTGAGTTCGCCGAGGGTCTGCAGGCCGCCGGGGTGAGGGTGCATGCGATGGAGGAGCGTGGGATGTTCCACGTGTTCCCCATCCTGATGCCTTGGGCGGAATCGTCGAGGCGCGTGTTCCGCGCCCTCCACGAGCTGGCCGGCCGCTACGTCACCCCCGACCCCGACGCGGAACAGACGCACTGA
- a CDS encoding FAD-dependent oxidoreductase, with protein MTVRNRAERSPSGVETADLCIVGAGIAGMNALFAATRYLGRGHKVILVDRRIRPGGMWVDTYPYVRLHQPHGLFTAGNVAWTLDRDRSYLANRNEVLDHFDHLVSVLGERVRVDEHYGWTLESTTESGGTIRSTFRAGDGDHMVVETPRLIKAYGLAVQPNDPLALSSPHVRSVSPNSWDVNGEEMRASDAPVWIIGSGKTAMDTAHAIISRYPGREVNMVSGAGTFFLSRDRFYPSGTRRWWGGARPNGTAAAAALRFDGTNEKEVTDWFRTAYGTGPIPDATHNLYGILSEAESTTIVNGLNTVIHDHLVDAVARGGATQLRLRSGSSTPVDAGSWIVNCTGYVARGGHPYEPYMSDTGGVVTVDDRSAVLHLPTYMGYFLTHLMFLDKLHEIPLYELDVQELREKGAATVPYTLAALAQYNLSLIADSVPRKVLAEAGFSLDLWYPLPRQMVGLVEFALSHRRQREHHRRTLDIVRDRFDIRCGPLVRGPRRSE; from the coding sequence ATGACAGTGCGAAATCGAGCGGAACGTTCTCCGAGCGGTGTCGAGACTGCGGATCTGTGCATAGTCGGAGCCGGAATCGCCGGGATGAACGCACTTTTCGCAGCGACCCGCTACCTTGGTCGCGGCCACAAGGTGATTCTCGTCGACCGCCGCATACGGCCCGGCGGCATGTGGGTCGACACCTATCCTTATGTTCGCCTGCATCAGCCGCACGGCCTCTTCACGGCCGGGAATGTTGCGTGGACTCTCGACCGGGACCGGTCATATCTCGCGAATCGAAATGAGGTGCTCGACCACTTCGATCATCTCGTGTCCGTCCTCGGGGAGCGGGTGAGGGTCGACGAACACTACGGGTGGACACTCGAATCGACCACCGAGAGCGGCGGAACGATTCGATCGACATTCCGCGCCGGCGACGGTGACCACATGGTCGTTGAGACTCCGCGGCTGATCAAGGCGTACGGGCTCGCAGTACAGCCCAACGATCCGTTGGCCCTGTCCAGTCCTCACGTTCGATCCGTGTCGCCCAATTCCTGGGACGTCAATGGCGAGGAGATGCGGGCGTCCGATGCGCCGGTGTGGATCATCGGGAGCGGGAAGACTGCGATGGACACCGCCCACGCGATCATCAGCCGATATCCGGGACGTGAGGTGAACATGGTCTCCGGCGCCGGCACATTCTTCCTGTCACGAGACCGGTTCTATCCGTCCGGGACGCGACGATGGTGGGGAGGTGCGCGACCGAACGGCACCGCAGCGGCTGCCGCCCTCCGCTTCGACGGAACCAACGAGAAGGAGGTCACCGATTGGTTCCGTACCGCGTACGGAACCGGCCCGATTCCGGATGCCACCCACAACCTGTATGGAATTCTCTCCGAGGCGGAATCCACAACCATTGTCAACGGTCTCAACACGGTCATCCACGATCACCTAGTCGATGCCGTCGCGCGTGGCGGCGCAACACAACTCCGCCTCCGGAGCGGATCGTCGACCCCGGTGGATGCCGGGAGTTGGATCGTCAACTGCACCGGGTACGTCGCGCGCGGAGGACACCCGTACGAGCCGTACATGTCCGACACCGGGGGTGTGGTGACAGTAGACGACCGGTCCGCGGTCCTGCACTTGCCGACCTACATGGGCTACTTCCTCACGCACCTGATGTTTCTCGACAAGCTGCACGAGATCCCCCTGTACGAGCTGGACGTTCAGGAGCTCCGTGAGAAGGGCGCCGCAACGGTGCCCTACACACTGGCGGCCCTCGCCCAATACAACCTCAGCCTCATCGCGGACAGTGTTCCGAGGAAGGTCCTCGCGGAGGCCGGCTTCAGCCTCGATCTCTGGTATCCACTCCCACGCCAGATGGTCGGTCTCGTGGAGTTCGCACTCAGCCATCGGCGGCAACGGGAGCATCATCGTCGGACGCTGGATATCGTCAGAGACCGGTTCGACATCCGGTGCGGCCCGCTGGTCCGGGGTCCGCGTCGATCTGAGTGA
- a CDS encoding DUF3375 domain-containing protein yields the protein MESAEQPTLADAWDANRGIQRSAAVRLFAANNSALYVTLMERHLDFGTRLSETDLAVRLERDMVTLGVADQPSGLELVKLWARQGWLHRVTDASVRTAQNLCYLTSEARSVVDYVRRLRREDSVATGGSINGIAAGLHRVAGQVTNDPRQIREEIEYQISELDAELADLDAGRRPEPDLRVAEDEARAIAYQMEQIISDIGQYGSMLDRITTALLDDPHDSDLAYRDRQRQMFDDYEALLESSQSASYHAFTHMIQDPQQRARLVADITTVTRQLPGIDHGLRSVMDDFFGLVTQQMAEVGRTRQRCARRIRRFVASGTLEQSRGIARQLNDALATANDLLKTSLADRRIGYELPLATPSITSAGRLAFEIRDPAPPAPALPATGNGDLTTFASLSGQVDTVELTEVVNAAVDDGPIALSDVIARVDEPYLAHVIVLWSWALKQSGTADPESVFVRFRSLEGEDRIIEVPALMFTEPIPTAEVDAL from the coding sequence ATGGAGAGTGCTGAGCAGCCGACACTGGCTGACGCGTGGGATGCCAATCGAGGGATCCAGAGGTCCGCAGCGGTCCGACTCTTCGCGGCGAACAACTCGGCCCTCTACGTGACGTTGATGGAACGTCACCTGGACTTCGGCACGAGATTGTCCGAGACCGATCTGGCCGTGCGACTCGAACGCGACATGGTCACTCTCGGCGTCGCCGACCAACCGAGCGGCCTGGAGCTTGTCAAACTGTGGGCCAGGCAGGGGTGGCTGCACCGGGTCACCGACGCGAGTGTCCGGACAGCCCAGAATCTCTGTTACCTGACCTCGGAGGCTCGCTCGGTTGTCGATTACGTCCGGCGTCTGAGACGTGAGGACAGTGTTGCGACCGGCGGCTCGATCAACGGCATCGCAGCCGGATTGCATCGCGTCGCCGGCCAGGTCACGAACGACCCACGTCAGATACGTGAGGAGATCGAGTACCAGATCTCCGAACTCGACGCCGAACTCGCCGACCTCGACGCGGGACGACGTCCCGAACCGGACCTCCGGGTCGCCGAGGACGAGGCGCGGGCGATCGCGTATCAGATGGAACAGATCATCTCCGACATCGGCCAGTACGGCAGCATGCTGGATCGGATCACGACCGCGCTGCTCGACGACCCGCACGACTCGGATCTCGCGTACCGGGATCGTCAACGACAGATGTTCGACGACTACGAGGCCCTGCTCGAGTCGTCCCAGAGTGCGTCCTATCATGCCTTCACCCACATGATCCAGGACCCGCAGCAGCGGGCCCGGCTCGTCGCCGACATCACCACGGTGACAAGACAACTCCCCGGCATCGACCACGGTCTCCGATCGGTGATGGACGACTTCTTCGGCCTCGTCACCCAGCAGATGGCAGAGGTCGGACGTACTCGCCAGCGTTGCGCGCGACGCATCCGCAGATTCGTCGCTTCGGGAACACTCGAGCAGAGCCGGGGGATCGCGCGACAACTCAACGACGCACTGGCAACGGCGAACGATCTGTTGAAGACCTCTCTGGCAGACCGCCGGATCGGTTACGAATTGCCCTTGGCGACACCATCGATCACGTCGGCAGGTCGGCTGGCGTTCGAGATCCGCGACCCTGCCCCTCCGGCACCGGCCCTGCCGGCGACCGGAAATGGCGATCTCACCACGTTCGCGTCGCTGTCCGGTCAGGTCGACACCGTCGAACTCACCGAAGTCGTGAACGCGGCTGTCGACGACGGCCCGATCGCCCTGTCGGATGTGATCGCACGGGTCGACGAGCCCTACCTCGCCCACGTCATCGTGCTGTGGTCCTGGGCTCTCAAACAGTCCGGTACTGCTGATCCGGAATCGGTCTTCGTCCGATTCCGATCCCTCGAAGGGGAGGATCGCATCATCGAGGTGCCGGCCCTGATGTTCACCGAACCGATTCCGACCGCGGAGGTCGACGCACTATGA
- a CDS encoding rhodanese-like domain-containing protein, which yields MGIRHYLRHAPAVSAVEAMGMVADGALIVDVRHRFEWNRNHIPGSVHIPLEELRDRCVDLPDDRLLITFCTGGLRSAGAANMLIELGFEAKNMTKGLIDWRSAGGPLQVAKHPPS from the coding sequence ATGGGTATTCGTCACTACCTCCGGCACGCACCGGCTGTCAGCGCGGTCGAAGCGATGGGCATGGTGGCCGACGGTGCGCTGATCGTCGATGTGCGCCATCGTTTCGAGTGGAACCGCAACCACATTCCGGGGTCTGTCCACATTCCGCTCGAAGAACTGCGCGATCGATGCGTGGACTTGCCCGACGACCGCCTCCTCATCACCTTCTGCACAGGCGGACTGCGGTCGGCCGGTGCCGCGAACATGTTGATCGAGTTGGGCTTCGAGGCAAAGAACATGACGAAAGGACTCATCGACTGGCGAAGCGCCGGTGGACCACTACAGGTGGCGAAGCACCCACCATCCTGA
- a CDS encoding MFS transporter produces the protein MGPVVAVAILASFVAFLDGSVVNLALPAISGDLGGGLATQQWVVDAYLLSLGALILVAGSISDAFGRLPVLRAGLVIFGVSSVVCALAPTDLILIIGRGVQGAGAALLVPSSLALINSAFSPDDQPKAIGTWTAWTGTAFVVGPLLGGVLVDALNWRWIFAVNVLPVVVTLVLSTRLAEAPRPSARTKIDVPGAVLTALGLAGTVYALIEEQRLGLSSPAVAVSLVVGVLCLAGLGWRELHTDHPMIPLRMFRVRNFGVGNLATTFMYAGLSMGSLITAIFLQEVAGFSALAAGLATLPVPVLSFFIARPVGALSARYGPRLFMASGPILAGCGYLLMLTTDDDFNFWWQMLPGLVLFGLGLSVTVTPLTSAVLAAVSREQSGIGSAINNAISRVSGLVAVACTGIIVGGVLDTAGFHRTVLITAVLFIAGGVVSAIGIRNSEHREGRIPLRAAAGCYDRATAPPNVHTDSVGVGHLDNP, from the coding sequence ATGGGACCTGTTGTGGCCGTCGCGATTCTCGCATCCTTCGTCGCGTTCCTGGACGGATCTGTGGTCAATCTGGCGCTACCGGCGATCTCCGGCGATCTCGGCGGCGGTCTGGCCACACAGCAGTGGGTCGTGGACGCCTACCTGCTGTCCTTGGGTGCGCTGATCCTGGTTGCCGGCTCCATCTCGGACGCGTTCGGCCGGTTACCTGTTCTGCGAGCCGGATTGGTGATCTTCGGCGTGTCGTCGGTGGTGTGTGCGCTTGCTCCGACCGACCTGATCCTGATCATCGGTCGTGGCGTCCAGGGTGCCGGCGCCGCACTGCTGGTCCCCAGCTCGCTGGCCCTGATCAATTCGGCGTTCTCTCCCGACGACCAGCCCAAGGCGATCGGGACCTGGACCGCGTGGACGGGCACCGCGTTCGTGGTGGGGCCGCTGCTCGGCGGTGTCCTCGTCGACGCGTTGAACTGGCGCTGGATCTTTGCCGTGAACGTTCTCCCCGTGGTCGTCACCTTGGTGCTGTCTACACGGCTCGCCGAAGCGCCGCGGCCGTCGGCACGCACCAAGATCGACGTGCCAGGGGCGGTGCTCACCGCCCTCGGTCTCGCCGGGACCGTGTACGCCCTGATCGAGGAGCAACGTCTGGGATTGTCGAGTCCCGCTGTGGCGGTGTCGCTCGTCGTCGGCGTCCTGTGTCTGGCAGGCCTGGGCTGGCGGGAATTGCACACGGACCATCCGATGATCCCGCTTCGGATGTTCCGGGTGCGCAACTTCGGCGTCGGCAACCTCGCAACGACCTTCATGTACGCAGGCCTGTCGATGGGTTCACTGATCACCGCGATCTTCCTGCAGGAGGTCGCCGGGTTCTCGGCGCTTGCTGCCGGACTCGCGACATTGCCCGTCCCGGTGCTGTCGTTCTTCATAGCTCGCCCCGTCGGCGCGCTCTCGGCGCGATACGGTCCACGCCTGTTCATGGCGTCCGGTCCGATCCTCGCCGGGTGCGGCTACCTGCTGATGCTCACCACCGACGACGATTTCAACTTCTGGTGGCAGATGTTGCCAGGGCTCGTACTCTTCGGTCTCGGGTTGTCGGTGACGGTCACGCCGTTGACGTCTGCGGTCCTCGCGGCCGTGAGTCGGGAGCAGAGTGGCATCGGTTCGGCCATCAACAACGCGATCTCGCGCGTTTCCGGGCTGGTGGCCGTCGCGTGCACCGGCATCATCGTGGGCGGAGTACTCGACACGGCCGGGTTTCACCGCACCGTTCTCATCACGGCCGTGCTGTTCATCGCCGGCGGTGTCGTGTCGGCCATCGGGATCCGCAACAGCGAGCACCGCGAAGGTCGCATTCCGCTGCGCGCCGCGGCCGGCTGCTACGACCGGGCGACTGCTCCGCCGAACGTGCACACCGACAGCGTCGGCGTCGGTCATCTTGACAATCCCTGA